A single genomic interval of Malania oleifera isolate guangnan ecotype guangnan chromosome 11, ASM2987363v1, whole genome shotgun sequence harbors:
- the LOC131167732 gene encoding uncharacterized protein LOC131167732 — protein sequence MACTIDFRFLDDGLAGPKNKRKRSEEGSTQNPTSTNDDVSMEIDNPPSSKRQAVPSSEDPDKPVFGRPTYDGVIAGRVSGRKWKQPRKNRASAAQVSRKGTTFEQRAKEKEIKKAYKERMNELKEQIRANKIEKRKMREEREKKKQENILKSGTKLQKITNPKTLKKIAKSKQRKLLKVVPDDVLKK from the coding sequence ATGGCGTGCACGATCGATTTCAGATTCCTCGACGATGGCCTCGCGGGCCCTAAGAACAAGCGAAAGAGATCAGAAGAAGGCAGTACTCAAAACCCCACCAGCACCAACGATGATGTCTCAATGGAGATCGACAACCCTCCATCCTCCAAGCGACAAGCCGTACCCTCTTCAGAAGACCCCGATAAACCGGTGTTCGGACGGCCGACCTACGACGGCGTGATCGCCGGAAGAGTCTCCGGGCGGAAGTGGAAGCAGCCGCGGAAGAACCGGGCGTCGGCGGCGCAGGTGAGCCGGAAGGGCACGACGTTCGAGCAGAGGGCGAAGGAGAAGGAGATCAAGAAGGCGTACAAGGAGAGGATGAACGAGCTGAAGGAGCAGATTAGGGCTAACAAGATCGAGAAGAGGAAGATGAGGGaggagagggagaagaagaagcaGGAGAACATTCTCAAGTCTGGGACTAAGCTCCAGAAGATCACCAATCCCAAAACGCTGAAGAAGATCGCCAAGTCCAAGCAGAGGAAGCTTCTCAAGGTTGTTCCTGATGATGTGCTCAAGAAATAG
- the LOC131167730 gene encoding aspartokinase 2, chloroplastic-like isoform X1: protein MANTLHFCGVRTPYPVFSKMSLCHQPLWAQQQQQPDFAVSVGSSFKLCRSLKGSCRGRVLRVCCDGKYIDVIERNKTDSRSHEQLEEQLTCVMKFGGSSVASAERMREVADLILSFPEERPVIVLSAMGKTTNKLLLAGEKAVSCGVSNACSIDELSFIKDLHLRTVNELGVDRSIISTHLEELEQLLKGISMMKELTLRTRDYLVSFGECMSTRIFAAYLNKIGVNARQYDAFDIGFITTDDFTNADILEATYPAVAKRLNSDWTSDRAIPVVTGFLGKGWRSCAVTTLGRGGSDLTATTIGKALGLQEIQVWKDVDGVLTCDPNIYPRAEPVPFLTFDEAAELAYFGAQVLHPLSMRPAREGDIPVRVKNSYNPNAPGTLITRARDMSKAVLTSIVLKRNVTMLDIVSTRMLGQFGFLAKVFSIFEDLGISVDVVATSEVSISLTLDPSKLWSRELIQQELDHVVEELEKIAVVNLLQHRSIISLIGNVQKSSLILEKVFCVLRTNGTNVQMISQGASKQVNISLIVNDNEAEQCVRALHSTFFETELSELDLECDSLNGSV from the exons ATGGCGAACACATTGCATTTTTGTGGAGTTAGAACTCCCTACCCTGTTTTTTCAAAGATGTCGTTGTGTCACCAACCTCTTTGggcacagcagcagcagcaacccGATTTTGCAGTCTCTGTAGGTTCAAGTTTTAAACTTTGTAGAAGTTTGAAGGGTTCTTGTAGAGGTAGAGTTCTGAGAGTTTGTTGCGACGGAAAGTATATAGATGTGATTGAAAGGAACAAAACTGATAGCCGAAGTCATGAGCAACTCGAGGAGCAATTGACATGTGTTATGAAATTTGGCGGTTCGTCTGTTGCCTCAGCTGAGAGGATGAGAGAGGTTGCTGACCTTATTCTAAGCTTTCCTGAAGAGAGGCCTGTAATTGTTCTCTCTGCAATGGGAAAGACCACTAACAAGCTTTTACTG GCTGGAGAAAAGGCTGTCAGCTGTGGTGTTTCTAATGCCTGCAGTATTGATGAGTTGAGCTTTATCAAAGACCTGCATCTCAG GACTGTGAATGAGCTTGGAGTAGACAGATCTATCATTTCAA CCCACCTAGAAGAATTGGAGCAACTTCTGAAGGGTATATCTATGATGAAGGAATTGACTTTACGCACAAGAGACTACTTAGTTTCATTCGGGGAATGCATGTCCACAAGGATTTTTGCTGCATATTTGAACAAGATTGGGGTTAATGCCCGTCAA TATGATGCATTTGATATTGGTTTTATAACAACAGATGACTTCACGAATGCGGACATCTTGGAAGCAACCTATCCTGCTGTTGCAAAAAGGTTAAATAGTGATTGGACTAGTGATCGTGCAATTCCTGTTGTCACTGGCTTCCTTGGAAAG GGTTGGAGATCTTGTGCAGTAACAACATTGGGTAGGGGTGGTAGTGATTTGACTGCCACAACCATTGGTAAAGCACTGGGTTTGCAAGAAATTCAG GTGTGGAAGGATGTTGATGGTGTTTTGACCTGTGATCCCAACATCTATCCACGTGCGGAACCTGTGCCATTTCTGACATTTGATGAGGCAGCTGAACTGGCATATTTTGGTGCTCAG GTCCTCCACCCGCTGTCCATGAGGCCAGCTAGGGAGGGCGATATTCCTGTTAGGGTTAAGAATTCTTACAACCCTAATGCTCCTGGTACCCTCATTACTAGAGCAAGAGATATGAGTAAG GCTGTACTGACAAGTATTGTCTTAAAACGGAATGTCACAATGTTAGATATTGTTAGCACACGCATGCTTGGCCAATTTGGCTTCCTTGCCAAG GTATTTTCTATCTTTGAAGACCTTGGCATTTCTGTAGATGTTGTAGCTACGAGTGAAGTCAGCATTTCCCTCACGTTGGATCCATCAAAACTTTGGAGCAGAGAACTCATCCAACAG GAACTCGACCATGTTGTGGAAGAGCTTGAGAAAATTGCTGTTGTTAACCTCCTGCAGCATAGGTCAATCATATCTCTAATTGGAAATGTTCAGAAGTCCTCACTGATATTAGAGAAG GTATTTTGTGTTCTTCGTACTAACGGAACCAATGTTCAGATGATATCGCAAGGCGCATCTAAG CAGGTCAATAtctcactaatcgtaaatgacaACGAAGCTGAACAATGTGTGAGAGCTCTCCACTCGACCTTCTTCGAGACAGAACTCTCTGAATTAGATTTGGAGTGCGATTCTCTGAATGGTTCTGTTTGA
- the LOC131167730 gene encoding aspartokinase 2, chloroplastic-like isoform X2, which translates to MANTLHFCGVRTPYPVFSKMSLCHQPLWAQQQQQPDFAVSVGSSFKLCRSLKGSCRGRVLRVCCDGKYIDVIERNKTDSRSHEQLEEQLTCVMKFGGSSVASAERMREVADLILSFPEERPVIVLSAMGKTTNKLLLAGEKAVSCGVSNACSIDELSFIKDLHLRTVNELGVDRSIISTHLEELEQLLKGISMMKELTLRTRDYLVSFGECMSTRIFAAYLNKIGVNARQYDAFDIGFITTDDFTNADILEATYPAVAKRLNSDWTSDRAIPVVTGFLGKGWRSCAVTTLGRGGSDLTATTIGKALGLQEIQVWKDVDGVLTCDPNIYPRAEPVPFLTFDEAAELAYFGAQVLHPLSMRPAREGDIPVRVKNSYNPNAPGTLITRARDMSKAVLTSIVLKRNVTMLDIVSTRMLGQFGFLAKVFSIFEDLGISVDVVATSEVSISLTLDPSKLWSRELIQQELDHVVEELEKIAVVNLLQHRSIISLIGNVQKSSLILEKVFCVLRTNGTNVQMISQGASKVNISLIVNDNEAEQCVRALHSTFFETELSELDLECDSLNGSV; encoded by the exons ATGGCGAACACATTGCATTTTTGTGGAGTTAGAACTCCCTACCCTGTTTTTTCAAAGATGTCGTTGTGTCACCAACCTCTTTGggcacagcagcagcagcaacccGATTTTGCAGTCTCTGTAGGTTCAAGTTTTAAACTTTGTAGAAGTTTGAAGGGTTCTTGTAGAGGTAGAGTTCTGAGAGTTTGTTGCGACGGAAAGTATATAGATGTGATTGAAAGGAACAAAACTGATAGCCGAAGTCATGAGCAACTCGAGGAGCAATTGACATGTGTTATGAAATTTGGCGGTTCGTCTGTTGCCTCAGCTGAGAGGATGAGAGAGGTTGCTGACCTTATTCTAAGCTTTCCTGAAGAGAGGCCTGTAATTGTTCTCTCTGCAATGGGAAAGACCACTAACAAGCTTTTACTG GCTGGAGAAAAGGCTGTCAGCTGTGGTGTTTCTAATGCCTGCAGTATTGATGAGTTGAGCTTTATCAAAGACCTGCATCTCAG GACTGTGAATGAGCTTGGAGTAGACAGATCTATCATTTCAA CCCACCTAGAAGAATTGGAGCAACTTCTGAAGGGTATATCTATGATGAAGGAATTGACTTTACGCACAAGAGACTACTTAGTTTCATTCGGGGAATGCATGTCCACAAGGATTTTTGCTGCATATTTGAACAAGATTGGGGTTAATGCCCGTCAA TATGATGCATTTGATATTGGTTTTATAACAACAGATGACTTCACGAATGCGGACATCTTGGAAGCAACCTATCCTGCTGTTGCAAAAAGGTTAAATAGTGATTGGACTAGTGATCGTGCAATTCCTGTTGTCACTGGCTTCCTTGGAAAG GGTTGGAGATCTTGTGCAGTAACAACATTGGGTAGGGGTGGTAGTGATTTGACTGCCACAACCATTGGTAAAGCACTGGGTTTGCAAGAAATTCAG GTGTGGAAGGATGTTGATGGTGTTTTGACCTGTGATCCCAACATCTATCCACGTGCGGAACCTGTGCCATTTCTGACATTTGATGAGGCAGCTGAACTGGCATATTTTGGTGCTCAG GTCCTCCACCCGCTGTCCATGAGGCCAGCTAGGGAGGGCGATATTCCTGTTAGGGTTAAGAATTCTTACAACCCTAATGCTCCTGGTACCCTCATTACTAGAGCAAGAGATATGAGTAAG GCTGTACTGACAAGTATTGTCTTAAAACGGAATGTCACAATGTTAGATATTGTTAGCACACGCATGCTTGGCCAATTTGGCTTCCTTGCCAAG GTATTTTCTATCTTTGAAGACCTTGGCATTTCTGTAGATGTTGTAGCTACGAGTGAAGTCAGCATTTCCCTCACGTTGGATCCATCAAAACTTTGGAGCAGAGAACTCATCCAACAG GAACTCGACCATGTTGTGGAAGAGCTTGAGAAAATTGCTGTTGTTAACCTCCTGCAGCATAGGTCAATCATATCTCTAATTGGAAATGTTCAGAAGTCCTCACTGATATTAGAGAAG GTATTTTGTGTTCTTCGTACTAACGGAACCAATGTTCAGATGATATCGCAAGGCGCATCTAAG GTCAATAtctcactaatcgtaaatgacaACGAAGCTGAACAATGTGTGAGAGCTCTCCACTCGACCTTCTTCGAGACAGAACTCTCTGAATTAGATTTGGAGTGCGATTCTCTGAATGGTTCTGTTTGA
- the LOC131167730 gene encoding aspartokinase 2, chloroplastic-like isoform X3 translates to MANTLHFCGVRTPYPVFSKMSLCHQPLWAQQQQQPDFAVSVGSSFKLCRSLKGSCRGRVLRVCCDGKYIDVIERNKTDSRSHEQLEEQLTCVMKFGGSSVASAERMREVADLILSFPEERPVIVLSAMGKTTNKLLLAGEKAVSCGVSNACSIDELSFIKDLHLRTVNELGVDRSIISTHLEELEQLLKGISMMKELTLRTRDYLVSFGECMSTRIFAAYLNKIGVNARQYDAFDIGFITTDDFTNADILEATYPAVAKRLNSDWTSDRAIPVVTGFLGKGWRSCAVTTLGRGGSDLTATTIGKALGLQEIQVWKDVDGVLTCDPNIYPRAEPVPFLTFDEAAELAYFGAQVFSIFEDLGISVDVVATSEVSISLTLDPSKLWSRELIQQELDHVVEELEKIAVVNLLQHRSIISLIGNVQKSSLILEKVFCVLRTNGTNVQMISQGASKQVNISLIVNDNEAEQCVRALHSTFFETELSELDLECDSLNGSV, encoded by the exons ATGGCGAACACATTGCATTTTTGTGGAGTTAGAACTCCCTACCCTGTTTTTTCAAAGATGTCGTTGTGTCACCAACCTCTTTGggcacagcagcagcagcaacccGATTTTGCAGTCTCTGTAGGTTCAAGTTTTAAACTTTGTAGAAGTTTGAAGGGTTCTTGTAGAGGTAGAGTTCTGAGAGTTTGTTGCGACGGAAAGTATATAGATGTGATTGAAAGGAACAAAACTGATAGCCGAAGTCATGAGCAACTCGAGGAGCAATTGACATGTGTTATGAAATTTGGCGGTTCGTCTGTTGCCTCAGCTGAGAGGATGAGAGAGGTTGCTGACCTTATTCTAAGCTTTCCTGAAGAGAGGCCTGTAATTGTTCTCTCTGCAATGGGAAAGACCACTAACAAGCTTTTACTG GCTGGAGAAAAGGCTGTCAGCTGTGGTGTTTCTAATGCCTGCAGTATTGATGAGTTGAGCTTTATCAAAGACCTGCATCTCAG GACTGTGAATGAGCTTGGAGTAGACAGATCTATCATTTCAA CCCACCTAGAAGAATTGGAGCAACTTCTGAAGGGTATATCTATGATGAAGGAATTGACTTTACGCACAAGAGACTACTTAGTTTCATTCGGGGAATGCATGTCCACAAGGATTTTTGCTGCATATTTGAACAAGATTGGGGTTAATGCCCGTCAA TATGATGCATTTGATATTGGTTTTATAACAACAGATGACTTCACGAATGCGGACATCTTGGAAGCAACCTATCCTGCTGTTGCAAAAAGGTTAAATAGTGATTGGACTAGTGATCGTGCAATTCCTGTTGTCACTGGCTTCCTTGGAAAG GGTTGGAGATCTTGTGCAGTAACAACATTGGGTAGGGGTGGTAGTGATTTGACTGCCACAACCATTGGTAAAGCACTGGGTTTGCAAGAAATTCAG GTGTGGAAGGATGTTGATGGTGTTTTGACCTGTGATCCCAACATCTATCCACGTGCGGAACCTGTGCCATTTCTGACATTTGATGAGGCAGCTGAACTGGCATATTTTGGTGCTCAG GTATTTTCTATCTTTGAAGACCTTGGCATTTCTGTAGATGTTGTAGCTACGAGTGAAGTCAGCATTTCCCTCACGTTGGATCCATCAAAACTTTGGAGCAGAGAACTCATCCAACAG GAACTCGACCATGTTGTGGAAGAGCTTGAGAAAATTGCTGTTGTTAACCTCCTGCAGCATAGGTCAATCATATCTCTAATTGGAAATGTTCAGAAGTCCTCACTGATATTAGAGAAG GTATTTTGTGTTCTTCGTACTAACGGAACCAATGTTCAGATGATATCGCAAGGCGCATCTAAG CAGGTCAATAtctcactaatcgtaaatgacaACGAAGCTGAACAATGTGTGAGAGCTCTCCACTCGACCTTCTTCGAGACAGAACTCTCTGAATTAGATTTGGAGTGCGATTCTCTGAATGGTTCTGTTTGA